One Caretta caretta isolate rCarCar2 chromosome 8, rCarCar1.hap1, whole genome shotgun sequence DNA window includes the following coding sequences:
- the LOC125641118 gene encoding F-box/LRR-repeat protein 21, whose amino-acid sequence MKRIRRTVKTENSVLQAPQRSKKQKTFFYGSAFGKSHLQTLMDWGTLPLHVVLHIFQFLPLVDRARASSVCRRWNEVFHIPDLWRKFEFELNQPATSYLKSTHPDLIQQIIKRHADDLQYVSFKVDSSTESAEAACDILSQLVNCSIKTLGLISTAKPSFMNVSKAHFASALTVVFVNSKSLSSIKIDDTPVDDPSLKVLVANNSDTLKLLKMSSCPHVSPAGILCVADQCHGLRELALNYYILSDELLLALSSEKHVNLEHLRIDVVSENPGQIEFHTIKKQSWDALVKHSPKVNIVMYFFLYEEEFDAFFREETPVTHLYFGRAVSKAMLGRIGMNCPRLIELVVCANGLQPLDDELICIAERCKNLTAMGLGECEVTCRGFIEFVKMCGGRLTQLSIMEEVLIPDNDYNLDQIHSEVSKHLGRMWFPDMMPTW is encoded by the exons ATGAAGAGAATCAGGCGGACTGTTAAAACTGAGAACTCAGTTCTCCAAGCACCACAAAGATCAAAAAagcagaaaacatttttctatGGATCAGCATTTGGCAAGTCTCATCTGCAAACCTTGATGGACTGGGGAACCCTGCCACTCCATGTAGTTTTACATATTTTTCAGTTCTTGCCTTTAGTAGATAGAGCACGGGCATCTTCTGTTTGCCGAAGGTGGAATGAAGTTTTTCATATTCCTGACCTGTGGAGGAAGTTTGAATTTGAGCTTAACCAACCAGCTACTTCTTATTTAAAGTCTACTCACCCCGATCTGATTCAGCAAATTATCAAGAGACATGCTGATGATCTGCAGTATGTCAGCTTCAAG GTTGATAGTAGTACTGAGTCTGCAGAAGCTGCCTGTGACATCCTTTCTCAATTGGTGAATTGTTCTATCAAGACATTAGGTTTGATTTCAACAGCAAAACCAAGTTTTATGAACGTCTCCAAG GCTCATTTTGCTTCAGCACTGACAGTAGTTTTTGTAAACTCCAAGTCATTATCATCCATCAAAATTGATGACACACCAGTTGATGATCCATCTTTGAAGGTTCTTGTTGCTAACAATAGCGATACTCTAAAACTGCTAAAAATGAGCAGCTGTCCTCATGTGTCACCTGCTG GAATTCTTTGTGTTGCCGACCAGTGTCATGGCCTTAGGGAACTGGCTTTGAATTATTACATACTAAGTGATGAACTGCTGCTGGCTCTCTCTAGTGAGAAACATGTTAATCTTGAACATCTTCGCATAGATGTTGTGAGTGAAAATCCTGGACAAATTGAATTTCATACTATTAAAAAGCAAAGTTGGGATGCACTTGTTAAGCACTCCCCCAAAGTCAATATTGTGATGTACTTCTTTTTATATGAAGAGGAATTTGATGCATTTTTCAGAGAAGAAACTCCTGTTACGCACCTTTACTTTGGTCGTGCAGTAAGCAAAGCCATGTTAGGTCGTATTGGAATGAACTGTCCGAGGTTGATTGAATTGGTGGTATGTGCTAATGGACTTCAGCCACTGGATGATGAACTCATTTGCATTGCTGAACGCTGTAAGAACCTAACAGCGATGGGCCTTGGTGAATGTGAGGTTACCTGCAGAGGTTTTATTGAGTTTGTAAAGATGTGTGGAGGGAGGCTCACCCAGCTTTCTATTATGGAGGAGGTACTAATTCCAGATAATGATTACAACCTGGATCAAATTCATTCAGAAGTCTCGAAACACCTTGGAAGAATGTGGTTCCCTGATATGATGCCTACCTGGTAA